The Halomicronema hongdechloris C2206 genome includes a window with the following:
- a CDS encoding DEAD/DEAH box helicase, giving the protein MSRPVKRQALEVDTLDTLFQDLTSFTARNFQRETIEAILQGALEGSFRGTLLRAPTGSGKTETAVSPYLFARTLSIEFPKKLIYVVPLRTLANSLRVRTQGLVNDWAKKHLLNRPLAVTLQTGENPEDPRFEGDIIFCTIDQMLSSFLNIPYSVGRGSANVNAGAIFSSYLVFDELHLLDPERSFATLLKVLEQVNGISPFLLMTATLTDELAGEIQKVVSQ; this is encoded by the coding sequence ATGAGTAGACCTGTCAAACGACAAGCATTAGAAGTGGATACCTTAGACACTCTTTTTCAGGATTTAACCTCGTTTACTGCCAGAAATTTTCAACGAGAAACCATAGAAGCGATTTTACAGGGAGCCTTAGAAGGTAGCTTCAGGGGGACGCTCTTGCGGGCACCCACAGGGTCTGGCAAAACGGAAACAGCTGTATCCCCCTATCTGTTCGCAAGGACGTTAAGCATAGAGTTTCCTAAAAAACTGATTTATGTAGTGCCGTTAAGAACTTTGGCCAATAGTTTACGGGTAAGAACCCAGGGTCTGGTAAATGATTGGGCGAAGAAACACCTGCTCAATCGCCCACTGGCAGTCACACTTCAAACTGGAGAAAATCCTGAAGATCCAAGATTTGAAGGAGATATTATTTTCTGCACGATTGATCAAATGTTAAGCAGTTTTCTGAATATTCCATATTCAGTAGGTCGTGGTTCTGCCAACGTGAATGCAGGTGCTATTTTTTCTTCTTACTTAGTTTTTGACGAGTTGCATTTGCTTGATCCAGAGCGCTCCTTTGCAACCCTTTTGAAGGTTTTAGAGCAAGTGAATGGGATTTCTCCTTTTTTGTTAATGACTGCGACTCTGACAGATGAGCTAGCAGGTGAAATTCAGAAGGTAGTTTCCCAATGA